Genomic window (Nitrospirales bacterium LBB_01):
TTTGGGATTTGATATGTCAAAGATGGGGGTTTCACCAAGCATATCCATGTGAGACTCCCAGAAGGCTTTTATCGTACCGACATCACGCCAGTAGCCAGGCTCTTCGGTTGGAGCTGTGCCGGGAATTACGTTTTGAGAAAAATCGTAGGAATAGAGATTAATCTTATCAACCAGATGCGGCAATATGTGGCCGCCAAAGTCGTTTTCATTTCTTTTTTGCGCCTCAGCCAGAGATTCAATTAAAGTGTCAGTGTTAAAGATATAATTTCCCATTGAAATATACGCTTTTGTGGGGTCTCCTGGCATGTGAGACGGATTTTTTGGTTTTTCTTCAAATCTTTCAATTTTACCGTCTGGAGCGGTCTTAATGACTCCAAACGCTGAGGCCTCCTCAATAGGGACTGGTCTTGAGGCCACCGTTACTTTAGCATTTGACTTAATATGAAAATCCAGCATCTGGCTAATGTCCATCCTGTAGATATGGTCTGCGCCAAAGATAACAACATGCGTAGGATTATACTGCTGAATTAGATTTACGTTTTGCAAAACGGCATCTGCCGTGCCCTGAAACCACTCAAGCCCTTTACGCATCTGAGGAGGCACGATGGTAATAAACTGATCTTTTGAGACTGAAGTTTGGCTCCAGTTTTCCTGCACATGCTTAATCA
Coding sequences:
- the glgC gene encoding glucose-1-phosphate adenylyltransferase, with the protein product MHQRLLAVILAGGEGRRLFPLTAIRSKPSVPFGGRYRIVDFVLSNMINSGIYSTYLLVQYKSQSLIKHVQENWSQTSVSKDQFITIVPPQMRKGLEWFQGTADAVLQNVNLIQQYNPTHVVIFGADHIYRMDISQMLDFHIKSNAKVTVASRPVPIEEASAFGVIKTAPDGKIERFEEKPKNPSHMPGDPTKAYISMGNYIFNTDTLIESLAEAQKRNENDFGGHILPHLVDKINLYSYDFSQNVIPGTAPTEEPGYWRDVGTIKAFWESHMDMLGETPIFDISNPKWPIHPALSLVPPAKIISGHIENSFISDGVTIKGAVIKNSFIRSSVKIEDGVEVTDSIILENVHLKKGCKLNKVIIDKGNTVGEGEKLGFDKDKDRFKMHIDECGIGILPKTGSI